From a region of the Methanolinea sp. genome:
- a CDS encoding metallophosphoesterase — translation MENVLLLADLHGEYGKLDAFLDLNPDAVFIAGDITNMGPAESATDLLSRIDVPAFAVPGNCDPRDMIEFLERSECVCLHSAHISLGKISIIGVGGSNPTPFNTPFELTDHQIDTILSAVIPKRREALHNVLISHAPPYGILDRARGNHVGSRSVLKHMPSFDLVCCAHIHEARGIAEREGVRIVNPGVAATGECALIHFGPEPKVIGIELITV, via the coding sequence ATGGAAAACGTTCTCCTCCTGGCCGATCTCCACGGGGAATACGGAAAACTTGATGCGTTCCTTGACCTGAACCCTGATGCTGTCTTTATAGCAGGCGATATAACCAACATGGGTCCTGCAGAATCGGCCACCGATCTCCTCTCGCGCATCGATGTTCCGGCCTTTGCCGTGCCCGGAAACTGCGATCCGCGTGATATGATCGAGTTCCTCGAACGCTCGGAGTGCGTCTGTCTCCACTCAGCCCATATCAGCCTCGGGAAAATCTCCATCATTGGCGTCGGCGGATCCAACCCGACCCCTTTCAACACGCCGTTTGAACTGACCGACCACCAGATCGACACCATCCTGTCAGCAGTCATTCCCAAGCGGCGAGAGGCCCTGCACAACGTTCTGATCAGCCATGCGCCGCCCTATGGAATCCTCGACCGTGCCAGGGGAAATCACGTGGGAAGCCGGAGCGTTCTGAAGCACATGCCATCATTCGACCTGGTCTGTTGCGCCCATATCCACGAAGCGAGGGGTATTGCCGAAAGAGAGGGTGTCAGGATCGTCAATCCTGGCGTAGCTGCAACAGGCGAATGTGCCCTTATCCATTTCGGTCCGGAGCCAAAGGTGATAGGAATAGAATTGATCACCGTTTAA
- the cyaB gene encoding class IV adenylate cyclase, whose product MLEVEIKTRVEDLGMIRERLLLNHATPSARVHEHDIYYNAPDRDFGTTDEALRLRYTGDGCLLTYKGPKMREYRLKAREELNTGVESGSVMGAILERLGFMPVAEVEKQREYYEYRGALVSLDEVKGLGTFVEIEARTSNAHEDPQEFVMEIAREIGVEGEPILSSYLELLLVKR is encoded by the coding sequence ATGCTCGAGGTAGAGATCAAAACACGCGTGGAGGATCTTGGAATGATCCGGGAGCGACTCCTCCTCAACCATGCCACCCCGTCGGCCCGTGTCCACGAACACGATATCTACTACAACGCTCCTGACCGCGATTTCGGGACAACCGATGAAGCACTCCGGCTGCGGTATACCGGAGACGGGTGCCTGCTCACCTACAAGGGGCCGAAGATGAGGGAGTACAGGCTCAAGGCCCGCGAGGAGTTGAACACGGGAGTCGAGTCCGGGAGCGTCATGGGGGCGATCCTCGAGCGGTTGGGCTTTATGCCGGTTGCGGAGGTGGAGAAGCAGAGAGAGTACTACGAATACCGGGGAGCACTGGTCTCCCTCGACGAGGTAAAGGGACTTGGCACGTTTGTCGAGATCGAGGCCCGCACCAGCAATGCACATGAAGACCCCCAGGAATTCGTCATGGAAATCGCAAGAGAGATCGGGGTGGAGGGAGAGCCGATCCTCTCCTCCTACCTAGAACTCCTGCTCGTTAAACGGTGA
- a CDS encoding FKBP-type peptidyl-prolyl cis-trans isomerase → MPLEKGDFVSLSYTGSVAGAVFDTTDEEAAKDAGVHSPGALYGPVTIRIGSQHVILGLDEALEGREVGDEGEIDIPPEKAFGPREKEHIEAFNKNSFKEKPKVGITIKVPDRGEGTVVDIIGNRVLVDFNHPLAGKELHYWFRIETAVSDIVEKVKGLIRLFTGRDIEVAFNDGIVTITLPPGINYDRRWVLWRSRIVHEALEFIPEITEVNLVETFRRQEKEEL, encoded by the coding sequence ATGCCGTTAGAAAAGGGTGATTTTGTCTCGCTCAGCTATACCGGCAGCGTCGCCGGCGCGGTATTCGATACCACCGATGAAGAAGCGGCAAAGGATGCCGGCGTTCACAGCCCCGGGGCCCTCTATGGGCCGGTGACGATCCGGATCGGCAGCCAGCATGTCATCCTCGGGCTCGATGAAGCGCTTGAAGGCAGGGAAGTCGGAGATGAAGGCGAGATCGATATCCCCCCGGAGAAGGCCTTTGGCCCCCGCGAAAAGGAACACATCGAAGCCTTCAATAAGAATTCATTCAAGGAAAAGCCCAAGGTCGGGATAACCATCAAGGTTCCGGACAGGGGTGAGGGGACCGTAGTGGATATCATCGGGAACCGGGTGCTGGTAGATTTCAACCACCCGCTGGCAGGAAAGGAACTACATTACTGGTTCAGGATCGAGACCGCGGTCAGCGACATCGTGGAAAAGGTGAAAGGTCTCATCCGTCTCTTTACCGGCAGGGACATTGAAGTTGCATTCAACGATGGTATCGTCACCATCACCCTGCCACCGGGAATCAACTATGACCGCCGCTGGGTGCTATGGCGGAGTCGTATCGTGCATGAAGCCCTGGAGTTCATCCCTGAGATTACAGAAGTGAACCTTGTGGAGACGTTCCGGCGGCAGGAAAAAGAAGAGTTATAA
- a CDS encoding PKD domain-containing protein, with product MVPDEIEPHHISLDSARVLADAALLEFVLAGSPGALSGSWEGSHIAPGPITIYDINGEPLFFHFDVMRDGAIIGGVKIGASRILPSSVMAVELTPRYWDVNESGEVAEASLLHMCPQCSITSSEPVCYSYPKIGQRITFVQWGSEVEEEFIFDPTTSTQVPEDWSWSYYNSLDDATGPPNSVAWDEEEAIHRLVLEKARIYGYPGTSLNQEKMQALRKATFPEYQVGSSGAGVLGAGEAPSTGKKVLPITLYPQKKGDWCAVASIQMISDYFGTYFDQDDIARLTNTKGGMYVEDQVEFLILHLGKQETYADYSPSFQKEVYEIENNRPFGSNVESFTIAGGHARVGAGYNDDWGRNEIYIYDPWPMNQGSVYWEPYSSVNHICDVFIRGSDTPRIEPPVTRFSYTFDKTTVTFIDLSTENPDSWYWTFGDGTISTSQNPTHTYAQPGSYWVTLTASNSGGSSRSILAVYIPGDTPSPTATPITTPTVSIKPTIFLKVYPTVVPTTVPTVPVATHPTIFPKVIPTVVPTTVPTVPVATHPTIFPKVYPTVVPTTVPTVPVATHPTIFPKVYPTVVPTTVPTVPVATYPTIFPKVYPTVVPTTVPTVPVATYPTIFPKVYPTSSPTTLPTGSPSRYISSFIPVANFNHMSKGTSVIFVDTSVGPTGWLWDFGDGTSSTESDPIHTYKEPGTFTVSLKVTNSAGSSTISKTLTVGSFAVG from the coding sequence ATGGTGCCGGATGAAATTGAACCACACCACATCTCCCTTGATTCCGCACGGGTACTTGCCGATGCAGCGTTGCTCGAGTTTGTTCTTGCAGGCAGTCCCGGCGCACTATCCGGTTCATGGGAAGGATCTCATATTGCTCCCGGTCCGATTACTATCTACGATATAAATGGCGAACCACTCTTTTTCCATTTTGATGTCATGCGTGATGGTGCCATAATCGGTGGCGTGAAGATTGGTGCAAGCAGGATCCTCCCGTCATCGGTGATGGCCGTTGAACTCACCCCGCGGTATTGGGATGTTAACGAATCAGGGGAGGTGGCAGAGGCTTCGCTCCTTCATATGTGTCCCCAATGCAGCATCACCTCCTCGGAACCGGTGTGCTATAGTTATCCGAAGATAGGCCAGAGGATTACTTTTGTCCAATGGGGCTCTGAAGTCGAAGAGGAGTTCATATTCGATCCAACAACCTCCACGCAGGTTCCAGAAGACTGGTCGTGGTCTTATTATAATAGCCTTGATGATGCAACCGGTCCTCCTAATAGTGTTGCCTGGGACGAGGAAGAAGCCATACATCGCCTGGTTCTTGAGAAAGCACGGATATACGGGTATCCCGGAACCAGCTTGAATCAGGAGAAAATGCAAGCTCTCCGCAAAGCGACCTTTCCGGAATATCAGGTGGGTTCGAGCGGGGCCGGGGTTCTTGGAGCTGGAGAAGCACCTTCTACAGGAAAGAAAGTTCTCCCCATTACTCTCTACCCCCAGAAGAAGGGTGATTGGTGTGCCGTTGCCTCAATACAGATGATATCAGACTATTTTGGCACCTATTTCGACCAGGACGACATCGCCCGCCTGACGAATACCAAGGGGGGAATGTACGTTGAAGATCAGGTGGAGTTCTTGATACTACACCTCGGGAAGCAGGAGACGTATGCTGATTACAGCCCTTCGTTCCAGAAAGAGGTGTATGAGATCGAAAACAACCGGCCGTTTGGAAGCAATGTCGAGTCTTTCACCATCGCGGGTGGCCATGCACGGGTGGGTGCAGGATACAATGACGATTGGGGGAGGAATGAGATTTACATTTACGATCCCTGGCCGATGAACCAGGGATCGGTTTATTGGGAACCATACTCTTCCGTAAACCATATCTGTGACGTATTCATTCGTGGATCGGATACTCCCCGGATAGAGCCTCCGGTTACCCGTTTCAGCTACACGTTTGATAAAACCACCGTAACCTTCATTGATCTTTCAACGGAGAACCCGGATTCGTGGTACTGGACATTTGGTGATGGCACTATCTCAACTTCACAGAACCCCACGCATACTTATGCCCAGCCCGGTTCCTACTGGGTGACCCTCACCGCTTCCAACAGCGGTGGAAGCTCGCGATCCATTCTTGCGGTTTATATCCCTGGAGATACACCATCGCCAACTGCAACACCTATCACCACACCAACGGTGTCAATCAAACCCACGATATTCCTGAAGGTGTATCCTACGGTTGTGCCGACGACCGTTCCGACTGTACCCGTAGCGACACATCCCACGATATTCCCGAAGGTGATTCCTACGGTTGTGCCGACGACCGTTCCGACTGTACCCGTAGCGACACATCCCACGATATTCCCAAAGGTGTATCCTACGGTTGTGCCGACGACCGTTCCGACTGTACCCGTAGCGACACATCCCACGATATTCCCGAAGGTGTATCCTACGGTTGTGCCGACGACCGTTCCGACTGTACCCGTAGCGACATATCCCACGATATTCCCGAAGGTGTATCCTACGGTTGTGCCGACGACCGTTCCGACCGTACCCGTAGCGACATATCCCACGATATTCCCGAAGGTGTATCCGACATCGTCTCCAACCACACTGCCGACAGGATCCCCTTCAAGGTATATTAGTTCTTTTATACCGGTCGCGAACTTCAACCACATGTCAAAAGGAACCTCCGTAATCTTCGTTGACACTTCAGTTGGTCCGACGGGTTGGTTATGGGATTTTGGGGATGGAACGAGCTCTACTGAAAGCGATCCCATTCACACGTATAAAGAGCCGGGAACGTTTACTGTATCCCTCAAAGTTACAAATAGCGCAGGAAGTTCAACAATTTCCAAAACTCTTACGGTTGGTTCATTCGCGGTAGGATGA
- a CDS encoding roadblock/LC7 domain-containing protein, which yields MTESLVIRQDTGNDPSKVPLEMNDILKIRGVDGIFLIGNNGAVMSADGWLEPDTDGLSACSLRLIFESGMIADRARDGPLIQIFLEFKDRILIIEEADHDRLIAVIASPDANIGQISYHMNKRRQKPVPAL from the coding sequence ATGACCGAAAGCCTGGTGATACGACAGGACACCGGAAATGATCCTTCCAAAGTGCCGTTGGAGATGAACGATATCCTCAAAATCAGGGGCGTTGATGGCATTTTCCTGATCGGGAATAATGGGGCGGTCATGTCCGCTGACGGGTGGCTTGAGCCGGACACAGATGGATTGTCTGCCTGCAGTCTGCGTCTCATCTTCGAGTCGGGAATGATCGCAGACAGAGCTCGGGATGGCCCCCTAATCCAAATCTTTCTCGAGTTCAAGGATAGGATCCTCATAATCGAAGAAGCGGATCATGACCGGTTGATCGCGGTCATTGCCAGTCCCGATGCAAATATCGGGCAGATCAGCTACCACATGAATAAGCGGCGGCAGAAGCCGGTGCCGGCGCTATGA
- a CDS encoding HAMP domain-containing protein, producing the protein MEKSDMAGLPGMRTVVRMQIPIFYKMMISMLFVAVIPILLLSIVTVGGVQPIITVFGIGGTIVLITLITLIGILICSYHLSTLIARPIVQLSQVADELSRGIVREPELPVARNDEIGTLSRAFSKMVNTYRLLDTLAQDQQYGSSHGYVKE; encoded by the coding sequence ATGGAAAAGTCAGACATGGCCGGGTTGCCGGGAATGCGGACCGTTGTGCGCATGCAGATACCAATTTTTTATAAAATGATGATCAGTATGCTCTTCGTTGCCGTCATACCTATACTCCTGCTGAGTATCGTTACCGTGGGGGGAGTCCAGCCGATCATCACGGTATTCGGGATTGGGGGAACTATCGTTCTCATCACTCTGATCACCCTCATCGGGATCCTGATCTGCAGTTATCACCTGTCCACGCTCATTGCCAGGCCGATAGTACAGCTATCGCAAGTCGCAGACGAGCTTTCGCGGGGGATCGTTCGTGAGCCGGAATTACCGGTGGCCCGGAACGATGAGATAGGGACCCTGTCCCGCGCCTTCTCGAAAATGGTGAACACCTACCGGCTGCTCGATACCCTGGCCCAGGATCAGCAGTATGGAAGTTCACACGGGTATGTGAAGGAATAG
- a CDS encoding adenylosuccinate lyase, translating to MAIHPIEYRYGTPEMRAVWSEENRFACIVRAEVALACAASEFGLVPPVAADIIRESASRARLSRAKEIEVEINHDMMAIVKAIAEECGEAGGWIHYGATSNDILDTATGLQVKEALDLIDAKLRSLLAVLLERSLATKHLVCAARTHGQIGVPTTYGLRFAIWAAEISRHLDRLVELRPRVAVGQLTGAVGTQAALGEKGIEIQERMMEILGLSPVEVSNQVIARDRYAEYFMFLANIATTLDKIGITLRSLQRSEIAEVEEAFGKKQVGSSTMPHKRNPIRSEQVCGLARIIRASIEPALQNNTLWDERDLTNSSCERILFPEATILADHIIRLMTTVLETLTIREENVRKNLNLLHGINMAESVMMRLAEMGMDRQQAHELVRVASMEAIAAGISLGEVLGENKDVTACLSRNEIKALLDPERYTGTAVRQVERLEKRLLARHLKA from the coding sequence ATGGCTATCCATCCCATCGAGTACCGTTACGGGACTCCGGAGATGCGGGCAGTCTGGAGCGAGGAGAACCGCTTTGCGTGCATCGTCCGGGCGGAAGTCGCGCTTGCCTGTGCTGCTTCGGAATTCGGGCTCGTACCGCCAGTTGCAGCCGATATCATCAGGGAAAGCGCTTCACGCGCCCGGCTCTCGCGGGCTAAGGAGATCGAGGTCGAGATTAACCACGATATGATGGCAATCGTGAAAGCCATTGCCGAGGAATGCGGCGAAGCCGGGGGATGGATCCATTACGGGGCGACCTCGAATGATATCCTTGATACGGCCACCGGCCTCCAGGTGAAAGAGGCGCTCGATCTGATCGATGCAAAGCTCCGTTCCCTCCTCGCAGTACTCCTTGAGCGGAGCCTTGCCACAAAGCACCTGGTCTGTGCAGCCCGGACCCATGGCCAGATCGGGGTGCCCACCACGTATGGTCTCCGGTTCGCCATCTGGGCAGCAGAAATCTCCCGCCATCTTGACCGGCTGGTCGAGCTGAGGCCGAGGGTTGCAGTAGGCCAGTTGACCGGGGCGGTCGGAACCCAGGCTGCCCTCGGCGAGAAGGGGATCGAGATCCAGGAGCGGATGATGGAGATCCTCGGCCTGTCACCCGTTGAGGTCTCAAACCAGGTGATAGCCCGAGACCGGTATGCGGAGTATTTCATGTTCCTTGCCAACATTGCCACGACGCTTGACAAGATCGGAATAACCCTGCGCTCACTCCAGCGGAGCGAGATCGCGGAGGTCGAGGAGGCGTTTGGGAAAAAACAGGTCGGGTCGAGCACCATGCCCCACAAGCGCAATCCCATCAGGAGCGAGCAGGTCTGCGGACTTGCCCGCATTATTCGTGCTTCAATCGAACCGGCGCTCCAGAACAATACGCTCTGGGACGAGCGTGACCTGACCAATTCATCGTGCGAACGGATACTCTTTCCCGAAGCAACCATCCTTGCCGACCACATCATCAGGCTCATGACCACCGTGCTGGAAACCCTCACCATCCGCGAGGAGAATGTCCGGAAGAACCTCAACCTTCTCCATGGCATAAACATGGCCGAATCGGTCATGATGCGGTTGGCGGAAATGGGAATGGATCGCCAGCAGGCTCACGAGCTTGTCCGGGTAGCGAGCATGGAAGCCATCGCGGCAGGGATCTCGCTTGGTGAAGTGCTGGGGGAAAACAAAGACGTAACAGCATGCCTTTCTCGAAACGAGATAAAGGCGCTCCTTGACCCGGAACGCTACACAGGGACTGCCGTCCGCCAGGTTGAGCGGCTGGAAAAAAGGCTCTTGGCCCGGCACCTGAAAGCCTGA
- a CDS encoding ATP-dependent DNA helicase — MDELDAWFPYETYRPYQREMLELAATCARNGGIAMIDAPTGSGKSSIVSALLAERAGKKVIVAVRTISQLTTFIRELELVRSRKRTLAYSYLIGKRSLCPLSGGGDVYRRCEGVKAVSTSLMRERAGTGQLVPSRDPVIIRQMKKLDTQHPIICPYFIKSRVFTGGDGNALRMLPSTTLRNRADRITRERVLPHELREMGAGICPYEMLLLAAQKSDVVVVNYHHLFDDEIRTQLYGSLGIEPHEVHLLIDEAHNCGEVMQGVMNTAISGPALLQAEREILGLRRQLKQAVAVTQIIRNIGDFMEGLRNSHEAEDWFDPSIFDRIVVRGSLYRDLSEVVDDLMQISEHIREKNRAAGEYATTAVEVLTAFMVRLTCSAPDPAFLTVFRRDGDEIVLEVRNIDPSGRLQELARSHHCCILISGTLSPIESFRRYYFGELDVMTKTLPNIFPPSNRMVLCAGDITTAFSMRQNRENTDRIARYITTFASLAGNLAVYFPSYQILETYAGILEGRLSSRNLIVEPKDARDAGDLLKTFLSLPARGSSGILFAVCGGKWSEGLDYRGDLLAGAMVVGLPLAPFNRVRQMTIDYYRHKFGSDGEFISYTLPALNRAEQAIGRVLRAPEDRGMLVFGEKRFLEPRVRSGLPSWIRDEMAECSIDSFAAAVKKWK, encoded by the coding sequence ATGGACGAGCTGGATGCCTGGTTTCCCTACGAGACCTATCGCCCGTATCAGCGCGAGATGCTGGAACTGGCCGCCACATGCGCCCGCAACGGCGGTATTGCCATGATCGACGCACCTACCGGCAGCGGTAAGTCGAGCATCGTCTCTGCACTCCTTGCAGAGCGCGCCGGGAAAAAGGTTATTGTCGCAGTGCGAACGATTAGCCAGCTCACCACCTTCATCCGGGAACTCGAGCTCGTCAGGAGCCGGAAGCGAACGCTCGCCTATTCCTACCTCATCGGGAAACGGAGCCTATGCCCCCTTTCCGGTGGAGGGGATGTCTACCGCCGCTGCGAAGGAGTCAAGGCAGTTTCAACCTCCCTGATGCGAGAGCGGGCTGGAACAGGGCAGCTGGTCCCGTCCAGGGACCCTGTCATCATCCGGCAGATGAAAAAACTCGATACACAGCACCCCATCATCTGTCCTTACTTTATAAAAAGCAGGGTATTTACCGGAGGCGACGGGAATGCGCTCCGGATGTTACCCTCGACAACCCTCCGAAACCGGGCCGACCGGATCACGAGAGAGCGGGTCCTTCCCCATGAACTCCGCGAGATGGGGGCGGGTATCTGTCCCTACGAGATGCTCCTTCTCGCAGCCCAGAAATCTGATGTGGTGGTGGTCAACTACCACCATCTCTTTGATGATGAAATCCGAACCCAGCTCTATGGATCACTCGGAATCGAGCCACACGAAGTCCACCTGCTGATCGATGAGGCCCATAACTGCGGGGAAGTGATGCAGGGGGTGATGAACACGGCAATTTCAGGCCCTGCACTTCTCCAGGCAGAGCGCGAGATCCTTGGCCTTCGCAGACAACTGAAGCAGGCCGTCGCAGTGACACAGATAATCCGGAACATCGGCGATTTCATGGAGGGGCTCAGGAATTCCCACGAGGCAGAGGACTGGTTTGACCCGTCCATCTTTGACCGCATCGTAGTCCGCGGATCGCTCTACCGTGACCTGAGCGAGGTGGTCGACGACCTGATGCAGATATCAGAACACATCCGGGAAAAGAACAGGGCAGCCGGAGAATATGCTACCACCGCTGTTGAGGTTCTCACCGCTTTCATGGTCCGGCTCACCTGTTCGGCACCGGACCCTGCCTTCCTGACCGTCTTCCGCAGGGATGGTGACGAAATCGTTCTCGAGGTCCGAAATATCGACCCTTCCGGCCGTCTCCAGGAGCTGGCACGGTCTCATCATTGCTGCATCCTCATATCCGGGACGCTCTCGCCGATTGAGAGCTTTCGCAGGTACTATTTCGGAGAACTGGATGTCATGACCAAAACCCTCCCGAATATCTTTCCACCCAGCAACCGCATGGTGCTCTGTGCCGGCGATATCACGACCGCATTTTCCATGCGGCAGAACCGGGAGAATACCGATCGTATCGCCCGTTACATCACCACCTTTGCTTCACTTGCAGGGAACCTTGCTGTTTACTTTCCCTCGTACCAAATCCTCGAGACCTATGCAGGGATCCTCGAAGGCCGGTTGTCCTCCCGCAACCTCATCGTTGAGCCGAAGGATGCCCGGGATGCAGGAGATCTCCTGAAAACATTCCTTTCCCTTCCGGCCCGGGGATCATCGGGGATCCTCTTTGCTGTCTGTGGTGGGAAGTGGAGCGAAGGGCTCGACTACCGGGGCGATCTCCTCGCCGGAGCCATGGTGGTCGGCCTCCCCCTCGCCCCTTTCAACCGGGTCAGGCAGATGACTATCGATTACTACCGGCACAAGTTTGGCTCTGATGGTGAATTTATTTCCTACACGCTCCCTGCGCTCAACCGGGCAGAGCAGGCTATCGGGAGAGTGCTCAGGGCCCCCGAGGACCGAGGAATGCTGGTCTTTGGCGAGAAGAGGTTTCTTGAACCACGGGTGAGATCCGGGCTTCCGTCCTGGATCCGCGACGAGATGGCAGAATGCAGCATCGATTCCTTTGCCGCGGCGGTGAAGAAGTGGAAGTGA
- a CDS encoding MGMT family protein, which produces MEVISGFTRFGLWFVEVLWSGDKIYRVRFTRSRPEEGPVPFQIQQYLSGRSADLSQLKPAFSPPGTRYAEIYHEVRSIRYGETATYGEIAARVGTGPRVVGQAMARNPVPLIIPCHRVVAKGGPGGFSPDPEIKILLLSMEKKNKKRFITESIPSSSLEQD; this is translated from the coding sequence GTGGAAGTGATTTCAGGTTTTACCAGGTTCGGGCTCTGGTTTGTCGAAGTCCTGTGGTCCGGTGATAAGATCTACCGTGTGCGGTTCACCCGGTCCAGGCCTGAAGAAGGTCCGGTCCCCTTCCAGATCCAGCAGTATCTAAGCGGCAGATCGGCAGATCTTTCGCAGCTGAAGCCCGCTTTTTCTCCTCCAGGCACCCGGTATGCTGAAATCTACCACGAAGTCAGGTCGATTCGGTATGGTGAGACCGCAACCTACGGTGAGATCGCTGCCAGGGTCGGTACCGGTCCCCGGGTGGTCGGGCAGGCTATGGCACGAAACCCTGTCCCGCTCATCATCCCCTGCCACCGGGTCGTTGCAAAGGGCGGACCGGGAGGGTTTTCGCCCGATCCAGAAATAAAGATCCTTCTGCTCTCCATGGAGAAGAAGAACAAAAAACGTTTCATCACAGAGAGCATCCCTTCATCTTCACTTGAACAGGACTGA
- a CDS encoding molybdenum cofactor guanylyltransferase produces MRSAIVLVGGEARRANGMEKYFFRFGGRTFIERLVDSLLPVVDEIVLVARDGDQCRRFSHLRGVRCVSDIKKGIGPIGGIHAGVLASHGDILFVCACDMPCVSTAVVEVLFDALGEEYDAVIPAWDREMLEPLHAVYRKEPLLQYLEDHTSLSLRDMVRELHSRFFPIEQLRQTDPALITFTNINKLEDLEDISPEDPL; encoded by the coding sequence ATGAGGTCGGCAATCGTCCTGGTGGGCGGTGAAGCGCGGCGGGCAAACGGCATGGAGAAATACTTCTTCCGGTTCGGAGGAAGAACGTTCATCGAACGCCTTGTCGATTCCCTGCTTCCTGTAGTGGACGAGATCGTCCTGGTGGCCAGGGATGGCGACCAGTGCAGGCGGTTTTCCCATCTCAGGGGTGTCAGGTGCGTGAGCGACATCAAGAAGGGCATCGGGCCCATCGGCGGGATCCACGCCGGCGTTCTGGCCTCCCATGGGGATATCCTGTTTGTCTGCGCCTGCGATATGCCCTGCGTGAGCACCGCGGTGGTCGAGGTTCTCTTCGATGCCCTGGGGGAAGAATATGACGCCGTTATACCCGCCTGGGATCGCGAGATGCTCGAGCCGCTCCATGCCGTATACAGGAAAGAACCGCTCCTGCAGTACCTTGAAGACCACACCTCCCTTTCCCTCAGGGACATGGTGAGGGAACTCCACTCCCGTTTTTTTCCCATCGAACAGCTTCGCCAGACGGATCCGGCCCTTATTACGTTCACGAATATCAATAAGCTGGAGGATCTTGAGGATATCTCCCCTGAAGACCCTCTTTAG
- a CDS encoding arginine decarboxylase, pyruvoyl-dependent, translated as MVVPTKVFFTKGVGVHKDRLASFELALRKASIEKYNLVYVSSIFPPNARMVTVEEGIKHFEPGTIAYCVMAKNETNEPNRLISAAIGLALPKEPQEYGYLSEHHAYGETAEKTGDYAEDLAATMLATTLGIEFDINKAWQEREQIYKASGKIIKTTNICQSAQGDRKGLWTTVLAAAVFVVE; from the coding sequence ATGGTTGTCCCGACAAAGGTTTTTTTCACGAAGGGTGTTGGCGTGCATAAAGATCGCCTCGCCTCCTTCGAGCTGGCTCTCCGGAAGGCATCGATTGAGAAATACAACCTGGTCTATGTCTCGAGTATCTTCCCTCCCAATGCCCGGATGGTTACCGTGGAAGAGGGCATCAAGCACTTCGAACCGGGGACGATCGCCTATTGCGTGATGGCAAAAAATGAGACAAACGAACCAAACCGGCTGATATCTGCGGCGATAGGCCTCGCCCTGCCCAAGGAGCCACAGGAATATGGGTATCTCTCCGAGCACCATGCATATGGTGAAACGGCGGAAAAGACCGGGGATTATGCCGAAGATCTTGCAGCCACCATGCTTGCCACCACGCTCGGGATTGAGTTCGACATCAACAAAGCCTGGCAGGAGCGTGAGCAGATCTACAAGGCAAGTGGCAAGATCATCAAGACAACCAACATCTGCCAATCGGCCCAGGGAGACCGTAAAGGGCTATGGACCACCGTGCTCGCTGCCGCAGTCTTTGTTGTAGAGTGA